In the Candidatus Tisiphia endosymbiont of Melanophora roralis genome, TTCGCTAATAGACGATTTTTTAACTTTCAACAGTTGTGATCTTTATGGTATACTCAAATGATCTGAAGAATTGGATTTGAAAATGAATGGTGAGCATGCTAGGTGTACATATAGTACATGAGCCTGCGAATCCATGATATTTTCAAACAACAATTCGTAGGAGCAGAAGAGTATACAATGACCTTAATTCTTGAAGTTCTACCTGAGTATATACTCAAATCTAATTCAAACAACTAAATATATCCATGACTTTAGAAGAATTTCGCCATAAATATAATTACGATCAATCAACAAAGATGATGCAACAATATTTAGACATCAAATTTGCCAATCTTGATTGTCTTCTATTATTTAGGATGGGCGATTTTTATGAAATGTTTTTTGATGATGCAATTCTTGCCAGCCAAGTTTTAGGTATTGCTCTTACCAAAAGAGGGTCTAATGGAGACTCTGAGATTGCTATGTGCGGCGTACCCCATCATGCTCTTGAGACATATTTAAATAAATTAATTGAAGAAAATTACAAAGTTGCTATTTGTGATCAACTAGAAACACCGGAAGAGGCAAAGAAACGTGGTGGCTATAAAGCTGTAGTAAATAGGGATGTAACGCGTATTATCACCCCAGGTACTATTATCGAGGAATCTTTAATTTCGTCATGCGAACCTAATTATCTGGCAAGCTTAGTTTTGCTAAAAAACAGGGCGTCAATTTGTTATGTTGATCTTTCCACTTCAGAAATTTCAGTTATAGAGATTCCGCAGGATGAGATTCTAAATGAACTATCACGTCTTAAGCCTAAAGAGATTTTACTTAGCGAAAATTTGCAGGGAGAACAATTAGCTAGTAGTATTCAGCACCAATTACATTTTCGTGTCTCGTATCAAGTTGATAGTTTTTTTGCTCCTAAAAAATGCCATAAAATTATTTTAGATTTTTACAAAATCAATGATCTAAAAGCCATAGGGGAAATATCTGAATGTCAGACAAGTAGTATTGGTAGTATCTTAGAATATTTATCGCTAACGCAAAAGCAAAATATACCCTCGCTACCTTTGCCCTTGTTGGTCAATTACCATAATTTTATGATTATTGATTCGGCGACTCGGCGGAATTTGGAAATTACTAATAATTTATTAGGAAAAACCAAGGGTAGTTTACTGGCCACTATTGATCATACAGTTACTAAGGCTGGTAGTCGTTTACTATATCACTTTTTATCTACACCACTAATAGATATTGATGAAATAAATTATCGACAAAATATCACAGAATTTTTTTATTCAAATATTGAACTAGTAGGGAATATTAAAAAGTTACTCAAGAAAACTGGGGATTTAGAACGTTGCTTGGCTAGAATTACCATGAATCGTGGCTGCGGGCGAGATCTGCTAAATATTAAATATACGTTAAATGCTGCACTGGAAATAAAAGGAGAGTTTATTGCCCATTATGGGCTAAATTTGCTAGATTATATAGAGAAGTTAATTAAACCTCTATCTGGAGATGAACAGTTATATTCATTAATAGATCAAGCAATTAGAGAGGATGCACCTAATACTATCAATGAAGGTGGGATAATAAATCATC is a window encoding:
- the mutS gene encoding DNA mismatch repair protein MutS; translated protein: MTLEEFRHKYNYDQSTKMMQQYLDIKFANLDCLLLFRMGDFYEMFFDDAILASQVLGIALTKRGSNGDSEIAMCGVPHHALETYLNKLIEENYKVAICDQLETPEEAKKRGGYKAVVNRDVTRIITPGTIIEESLISSCEPNYLASLVLLKNRASICYVDLSTSEISVIEIPQDEILNELSRLKPKEILLSENLQGEQLASSIQHQLHFRVSYQVDSFFAPKKCHKIILDFYKINDLKAIGEISECQTSSIGSILEYLSLTQKQNIPSLPLPLLVNYHNFMIIDSATRRNLEITNNLLGKTKGSLLATIDHTVTKAGSRLLYHFLSTPLIDIDEINYRQNITEFFYSNIELVGNIKKLLKKTGDLERCLARITMNRGCGRDLLNIKYTLNAALEIKGEFIAHYGLNLLDYIEKLIKPLSGDEQLYSLIDQAIREDAPNTINEGGIINHHYHPKIQELYDLINNGKAHVEKLKNVYRLDTGIDTLKISHNNVLGLFIEVTLRHSDKMYASKFIHRQTTSNASRYTTIELQKLESDMVNSRSLAVSLELELYNKICQQVIDKAIFLRLLSCSLSQLDVFCNFAYIADEYNYVKPSLSNDLSFEIIEGRHPVVEQSLSNDKKSFIHNNCTLSEAHRIWLITGPNMSGKSTFLRQNALIAILAQIGSFVPAKSAKIGIVDKIFSRIGAGDDLQAGQSTFMVEMLETSAILAQSTKNSLVILDEVGRGTSTYDGVSIAFAVLEYIHDNLKCRCLFASHYHELTSMSNFLPALQNYTVAIEELGKEILFLHNIIAGIADKSYGIHVAYLAGLPKSVIIRANDILTKLEKTATYKSKNILNTESNNLSLFSLPVESKKEIKFNKLEEELIKIDPDQLSPKQALELIYKLKELIF